In Leopardus geoffroyi isolate Oge1 chromosome D1, O.geoffroyi_Oge1_pat1.0, whole genome shotgun sequence, a single window of DNA contains:
- the RPL27A gene encoding 60S ribosomal protein L27a, translating to MPSRLRKTRKLRGHVSHGHGRIGKHRKHPGGRGNAGGMHHHRINFDKYHPGYFGKVGMRHYHLKRNQSFCPTVNLDKLWTLVSEQTRVNAAKNKTGAAPIIDVVRSGYYKVLGKGKLPKQPVIVKAKFFSRRAEEKIKGVGGACVLVA from the exons ATG CCATCCAGACTGAGAAAGACCCGGAAACTTCGGGGCCACGTCAGCCACGGCCACGGCCGCATTG GCAAGCACCGGAAGCACCCAGGAGGCCGGGGTAATGCTGGTGGCATGCATCACCACAGGATCAACTTTGACAAATA TCATCCAGGTTACTTTGGAAAAGTTGGTATGAGGCATTATCACTTAAAAAGGAACCAGAGCTTCTGCCCAACTGTTAACCTTGATAAACTGTGGACCTTGGTCAGTGAGCAGACACGGGTAAATGCTGCCAAAAACAAGACTGGAGCTGCTCCTATCATTGATGTGGTGCGATCG GGCTACTACAAAGTATTGGGAAAGGGAAAGCTCCCCAAACAGCCTGTCATCGTGAAGGCCAAATTCTTCAGTAGAAGAGCTGAGGAGAAGATTAAGGGTGTGGGGGGAGCCTGTGTCCTGGTAGCCTGA